A part of Rattus norvegicus strain BN/NHsdMcwi chromosome 4, GRCr8, whole genome shotgun sequence genomic DNA contains:
- the Tmem229a gene encoding transmembrane protein 229A — translation MAGSDLASEGSSPRGGATRRTGATGGLRSQTAASCPEPLSAAEAPAERGALPAWMRLYFYGMHGITLDVLVSSARRFARSLDLRMLGFSSPYRCLLHSLTHFALEQLYLQRPRCPSAFLFNFLLYPSAHVGLQTLAGQALRLSLGGGPGGAAEPGALDLALQYVLALYHGQVFLKRFLRLRYPRQREQQTRDTVPAAPDAQILWEAGGQRRGPQSPKGIERSPTQGLPDLLRFLFFGMHGFLDEIFFTFFFNVLGQGDGTSSGHTSLWSFFMYGSCSFVVEKLYFHLQYSRGWGTWKRVPIYVIFIYAWEFSWGLGLRMCGACSWDYSHYPLNFMGLITLMYLPGWLFLSVYQDLLSNVLWRVQYVPTN, via the coding sequence ATGGCGGGTAGCGACCTGGCTAGTGAGGGGTCATCGCCGAGGGGCGGCGCGACCCGGAGAACCGGGGCCACCGGCGGGCTGCGGAGCCAGACGGCCGCCAGCTGCCCGGAGCCGCTGTCCGCTGCTGAAGCTCCGGCCGAGCGTGGCGCGCTGCCCGCCTGGATGCGCCTCTACTTCTATGGGATGCACGGCATCACCCTGGACGTGCTGGTGTCCTCTGCCAGGCGCTTCGCCCGCAGCCTTGATCTGCGGATGCTGGGCTTCTCTTCGCCCTACCGCTGCCTCCTGCACTCGCTCACCCACTTCGCCCTGGAGCAGCTCTACCTGCAGCGGCCGCGCTGCCCCAGCGCCTTCCTCTTCAATTTCCTACTCTACCCCTCTGCGCACGTCGGGCTGCAGACCCTGGCGGGTCAGGCGCTAAGGCTCAGCCTAGGCGGCGGGCCGGGGGGCGCGGCAGAGCCCGGGGCGCTCGACCTGGCGCTGCAGTACGTGCTCGCGCTCTACCACGGCCAAGTGTTCCTGAAGCGCTTCCTGCGTTTGCGGTACCCACGGCAGCGGGAGCAGCAAACCAGGGACACAGTACCCGCAGCCCCGGACGCCCAGATCCTTTGGGAGGCTGGTGGCCAGCGACGAGGACCCCAAAGTCCAAAGGGCATAGAAAGATCCCCTACCCAGGGACTGCCTGACCTCCTTCGCTTCCTTTTCTTCGGAATGCACGGCTTTCTGGATGAGatcttcttcaccttcttcttcaATGTGCTGGGACAGGGGGACGGGACCAGCAGTGGTCACACATCTCTCTGGTCTTTCTTCATGTATGGAAGTTGTAGTTTCGTGGTGGAAAAACTCTACTTCCACCTTCAATACAGCCGTGGCTGGGGCACGTGGAAGCGGGTGCCCATCTACGTGATCTTCATCTATGCTTGGGAGTTTTCCTGGGGTCTGGGACTTCGCATGTGTGGGGCCTGTTCCTGGGACTATTCTCACTACCCGCTTAATTTCATGGGTCTCATCACCTTGATGTATTTACCCGGTTGGCTGTTTCTTAGTGTGTACCAGGACCTACTGTCCAACGTGTTGTGGCGGGTGCAGTATGTCCCAACGAACTAA